In Choloepus didactylus isolate mChoDid1 chromosome 25 unlocalized genomic scaffold, mChoDid1.pri SUPER_25_unloc2, whole genome shotgun sequence, one genomic interval encodes:
- the LOC119525535 gene encoding CGG triplet repeat-binding protein 1-like — MERFVVTAPPARNRSKTALYVTPLDRVSEFGGELHEDGGKLFCTSCNVVLNHVRKSAISDHLKSKTHTKRKAEFEEQNVRKKQRPLTASLQCNSTAQTEKVSVIQEFVKMCLEANIPLEKADHPAVRAVLSRHVKNGGSIPKSDQLRRAYLPDGYENENQLLNSQDR; from the coding sequence ATGGAACGATTTGTAGTAACAGCACCACCTGCTCGAAACCGTTCTAAAACTGCTTTGTATGTGACTCCTCTGGATCGAGTCAGTGAGTTTGGAGGTGAGCTGCATGAAGATGGAGGAAAACTCTTCTGCACTTCTTGCAATGTGGTTCTGAATCATGTTCGGAAGTCTGCCATTAGTGACCACCTTAAGTCCAAGACTCATACTAAGAGGAAGGCAGAATTCGAAGAGCAGAACGTGAGAAAGAAGCAGAGGCCCCTAACTGCATCTCTTCAGTGCAACAGTACTGCACAAACAGAGAAAGTCAGTGTTATCCAGGAGTTTGTGAAAATGTGCCTGGAAGCCAACATCCCACTTGAGAAAGCTGATCACCCAGCAGTCCGTGCTGTCCTGTCTCGCCATGTGAAGAATGGAGGCTCCATACCTAAGTCAGACCAGCTGAGAAGAGCATATCTGCCTGATGGATATGAGAATGAGAATCAACTCCTCAATTCACAAGATCGTTGA